In bacterium, a genomic segment contains:
- a CDS encoding two-component regulator propeller domain-containing protein — MNRFSRALRVSVFLLPGAWSVALAAEWEWQTFTNATDVRQILAADSLVWAATNGGLLRFSPATGRFTPFVNTDGLASNDIKAVERDQSGRIWIAGANGVVNVYTPSSRRMQTITDYQGQSINDLTAYGDSIFVSLGIGVSLFDIRRWEVKETYKIGEVTRTLLDGRRIWTACPDGVRTSHLDLPNLMAPSAWTRYTMTDGLPHNQALSLASFGGQLFVGTAKGLGIFNGTAWLPGELKDNSIADLAVWEGKLAVDAGWAIVQRNGANSFTTLGNALSRATSLGVDSSGRLWAGISSGGLAWYDPAHLRWISEIPDGPADNKFTALVFDRSGNLWTASSSSGISRYDGTSWRIFNKNNGTLPSNDFRTLAVDARNRVWAGSWGGGIAIFTTRGDSIAITTLGSKDGLAGISVNPDYVVITSLMNDGKGNLWLLNYQADNLQILDVADSLGNWQYFTTRDGIKSKLTTALAADQHGRIWVGTQDRGISVLDHNGTPFDKSDDDLSQGLGTEDGLTSLTIRSLAQDADGVMWIGTPEGLNYWYEGTVNQRYQVINDDINVISVDVRNNKWIGTSGGMSMFEADGYTWRHFSTSTSALVSDNVTCFAFNEKTGQVYIGTTNGLSRLQTPFTRPAANLSRLSGYPNPFVLGNGSALFYIENLADKATVRIFTPDGRLVRHLPASQIYGSRTTWNGRNDRGDLVASGIYLYLVTTEAGLSGSGKVAVIHP; from the coding sequence ATGAATCGATTCTCCCGCGCTCTGCGCGTTTCGGTATTTCTGCTGCCCGGTGCCTGGAGCGTCGCACTCGCGGCGGAGTGGGAATGGCAGACCTTCACCAATGCCACCGACGTCCGCCAGATCCTCGCCGCCGATTCGCTCGTCTGGGCCGCCACCAACGGCGGCCTACTCCGCTTCAGCCCCGCCACCGGCCGCTTCACGCCCTTTGTGAACACCGACGGCCTGGCCAGCAACGACATCAAGGCGGTCGAACGCGACCAAAGCGGCCGCATCTGGATCGCTGGCGCCAACGGCGTCGTCAACGTCTATACGCCATCGTCCCGTCGCATGCAGACGATCACCGATTACCAGGGCCAGAGCATCAATGACCTGACCGCCTATGGCGACTCGATCTTTGTTTCCCTGGGCATCGGCGTCAGCCTCTTTGATATCCGCCGCTGGGAGGTCAAGGAGACCTACAAGATCGGCGAGGTCACCCGGACGCTTCTCGACGGCCGCCGCATTTGGACGGCCTGTCCGGACGGCGTGCGCACCTCCCATCTTGATCTCCCCAATTTGATGGCCCCGAGCGCCTGGACCCGCTACACCATGACCGACGGCCTGCCCCACAATCAGGCGCTCTCCCTGGCCTCCTTCGGCGGCCAGCTTTTCGTCGGGACCGCCAAGGGCCTGGGCATCTTTAACGGGACCGCCTGGCTCCCCGGCGAACTCAAGGACAACAGCATCGCCGACCTGGCGGTCTGGGAAGGGAAGCTTGCGGTCGACGCTGGATGGGCCATCGTACAGCGCAACGGCGCCAACTCGTTCACAACCCTTGGCAATGCCCTCTCCCGCGCCACCTCGCTCGGCGTGGACAGCAGCGGACGCCTTTGGGCCGGCATCTCCAGCGGTGGCCTCGCTTGGTACGATCCAGCGCACCTTCGCTGGATCTCCGAGATCCCCGACGGGCCCGCTGACAACAAGTTCACCGCCCTGGTCTTTGACCGCAGCGGCAACCTCTGGACCGCCTCCTCCAGCAGCGGCATCTCCCGATACGATGGTACGTCCTGGCGCATTTTCAACAAGAATAACGGCACCTTGCCCAGCAACGACTTTCGCACCCTCGCCGTCGATGCCCGCAATCGGGTCTGGGCCGGGAGCTGGGGCGGCGGTATCGCCATTTTCACCACCCGCGGCGACAGTATCGCCATCACCACCCTCGGCTCCAAGGACGGCCTGGCCGGCATCTCGGTCAACCCCGACTATGTGGTCATCACCAGCCTGATGAATGATGGCAAGGGCAATCTCTGGCTGCTCAACTACCAGGCGGACAATCTCCAGATCCTCGATGTCGCCGATTCCCTCGGCAACTGGCAGTACTTCACCACCCGCGACGGCATCAAGTCGAAGCTGACGACAGCCCTGGCGGCGGACCAGCACGGCCGCATCTGGGTCGGCACCCAGGATCGCGGCATCAGCGTCCTCGATCATAACGGCACCCCCTTCGACAAATCCGATGACGACCTCAGCCAGGGGTTGGGCACCGAGGACGGCCTCACCAGCCTCACCATCCGCTCCCTCGCCCAGGATGCCGATGGTGTGATGTGGATCGGCACACCTGAGGGGCTCAATTACTGGTACGAAGGGACCGTCAATCAGCGCTACCAGGTGATCAATGATGACATCAACGTCATCTCGGTCGATGTCCGCAATAACAAATGGATCGGCACCAGCGGCGGCATGAGCATGTTCGAAGCGGACGGCTACACCTGGCGCCATTTTTCCACCTCCACCAGCGCTCTGGTAAGCGACAATGTCACCTGCTTCGCCTTCAACGAGAAGACGGGACAGGTTTATATCGGCACGACCAACGGCCTCTCCCGGCTGCAAACCCCCTTCACCCGGCCGGCGGCCAACCTGAGCCGCCTCTCGGGATACCCGAACCCCTTTGTACTCGGCAACGGCAGCGCGCTTTTTTATATCGAGAACCTGGCGGACAAGGCCACGGTGCGCATCTTTACGCCCGACGGGCGTCTGGTCCGGCATCTGCCAGCCAGCCAGATCTATGGCTCGCGCACAACCTGGAACGGGCGCAATGACCGCGGCGACCTGGTCGCCAGCGGGATCTATCTCTATCTGGTCACCACAGAAGCAGGCTTGTCCGGCTCAGGCAAGGTGGCGGTGATCCATCCCTGA
- the recN gene encoding DNA repair protein RecN yields the protein MHPETRRGTMLTSLFAKNYLLIDEIRVEFKTGLNIITGETGAGKSILIGALGALLGDRLGKEAIRGGAERAVIEGEFRIDRLPAIGDFLRAQEIEEQGGSLLVRREVHNNGRSRCFINDTPVPLAVLTELGDLLVDLHGQHEHQLLLKVANHGPYLDAFAGLDGDLEALRSGYHELMAAIRALVSAEEQAAELARSRDYKAFQLQEIKAVAPAAGEEEQLLADEQILKNAELLFERTARLFTRLYESEGSAAEILTAAVADLGQLAAIDPLFDSMRTDSQSALILIEELAKGVQHYNQAISFDPERLEKVRQRLALLTALKRKHGGTLEEVIALGQKLEEELALVDNLDATLAQLTRQREEVRARLAALNAALSVRRQEAAQDFSTRVAAALAQLGMPRAQFSVAQYSTPAADEPWVLLAGEKMRIGPRGSDHIEFLLSANAGEEAKPLAAVASGGEISRVMLALKSLLAENDRIPVLIFDEIDIGISGRIAQAVGRSLKELAASHQVLCITHLPQIASMADWHLLVEKQGDDRSTRTTIRPLSEEERIAQVAALIGGDVVTAAHLQSASELIAAGSAGV from the coding sequence ATGCATCCAGAGACCAGACGCGGGACCATGCTCACTTCTCTCTTCGCGAAAAACTATCTCTTGATCGACGAGATCCGGGTCGAGTTCAAGACGGGTCTCAATATCATCACCGGCGAGACCGGCGCGGGTAAGTCGATCCTCATCGGCGCCCTCGGCGCTCTGTTGGGCGACCGGCTCGGCAAGGAGGCGATCCGCGGCGGCGCGGAGAGAGCGGTCATCGAGGGCGAGTTCCGCATCGACCGCCTGCCGGCGATCGGGGATTTCCTGCGCGCGCAGGAAATCGAGGAGCAGGGTGGCAGCCTTCTGGTGCGGCGTGAGGTCCACAACAACGGCCGGAGCCGCTGCTTCATCAACGATACCCCGGTGCCGCTAGCGGTGCTGACGGAACTCGGGGATCTCCTGGTTGATCTGCATGGCCAGCACGAACACCAGCTCCTGCTCAAGGTCGCCAACCACGGGCCCTATCTCGACGCCTTTGCCGGACTGGACGGTGATCTGGAGGCGCTCAGGAGCGGTTACCATGAGCTGATGGCCGCAATCCGGGCCCTGGTTTCAGCCGAAGAGCAGGCCGCCGAGCTCGCCCGCAGCCGTGATTACAAGGCCTTTCAGCTCCAGGAGATTAAGGCCGTGGCCCCGGCGGCGGGCGAAGAGGAGCAGCTGCTTGCCGATGAGCAGATCCTCAAGAACGCCGAACTTTTATTTGAGCGCACCGCCCGTCTCTTCACCCGGCTCTATGAATCGGAAGGCTCAGCGGCGGAGATTCTCACCGCGGCGGTCGCTGATCTCGGGCAACTCGCGGCCATCGATCCGCTCTTCGACTCGATGCGCACCGACAGCCAGAGCGCGCTCATCCTCATCGAAGAGCTGGCCAAGGGCGTTCAGCATTACAATCAAGCCATCTCCTTCGATCCCGAGCGGCTCGAAAAGGTGCGGCAGCGCCTCGCCCTGCTGACCGCGCTCAAGCGCAAGCATGGCGGCACCCTCGAGGAGGTGATCGCCCTGGGCCAAAAGCTGGAGGAGGAACTGGCGCTGGTCGACAACCTCGATGCGACGTTGGCGCAACTGACACGGCAGCGCGAGGAGGTGCGCGCCCGGCTCGCCGCCCTCAATGCGGCGCTCTCGGTCCGGCGCCAGGAGGCCGCACAGGATTTTTCCACGAGGGTCGCTGCGGCCCTGGCGCAGCTGGGCATGCCGCGGGCGCAGTTCTCGGTGGCCCAATACAGTACGCCCGCCGCCGATGAACCCTGGGTCCTTTTAGCGGGCGAAAAGATGCGCATCGGGCCGCGCGGTAGCGATCACATCGAGTTCCTCCTCTCCGCCAACGCGGGCGAGGAGGCCAAGCCTTTGGCTGCCGTCGCTTCCGGAGGAGAGATCTCGCGCGTGATGCTCGCCCTCAAGAGCCTGCTGGCTGAAAACGATCGCATCCCGGTGCTGATCTTTGACGAAATCGATATCGGCATCAGCGGGCGTATCGCCCAAGCGGTCGGCCGCAGTCTCAAAGAACTGGCGGCGAGCCACCAGGTCCTGTGTATCACCCATCTGCCGCAGATTGCCAGCATGGCCGATTGGCATCTGCTGGTCGAAAAGCAGGGTGACGACCGTTCGACGCGCACGACGATCCGGCCGCTTTCAGAGGAGGAGCGCATCGCCCAGGTCGCAGCCCTGATTGGCGGCGATGTGGTGACCGCGGCGCATCTGCAAAGCGCCAGCGAACTCATCGCGGCCGGCAGCGCCGGAGTGTGA
- a CDS encoding tetratricopeptide repeat protein has product MKSYSRSVWAVVIALVIIFVGLFLVCAQRRGTVAGGEDMANNDDQFRQELLQLLDLTEGEGGNNSTSDALASGNTDSTADASNLALSDDEMLALLGAENETGNEAAAANRESATPKKESAAGGKTASRGEGLLETKPSTTPGTMGLTPEMFIKIRSDISRLEAALEQRSATVDSLQNIITNRNARLQELEAQRSKRAAVTPVVTAKTIKKTARAAASSSAFDTAYEDARSLFEAHKYQAAIDAFSRLLADYPDHTMADNCQYWIGECYFGMREYQKAIVEFQKVFAFSETDKHDDAQLMIGLSYVRSNQADLAQKAFGTFLDTYSGSEYTSVARRYYRSI; this is encoded by the coding sequence ATGAAAAGCTATTCCCGTTCTGTCTGGGCGGTGGTCATCGCCCTGGTGATCATTTTCGTTGGCCTTTTTCTGGTGTGTGCCCAGCGCCGTGGTACGGTGGCCGGCGGTGAAGACATGGCCAACAACGACGACCAGTTCCGTCAGGAACTGCTGCAGTTACTCGACCTGACCGAGGGCGAAGGGGGCAACAATTCGACCAGCGACGCTCTAGCGTCGGGCAATACCGACAGTACGGCGGATGCCAGCAACCTCGCCCTCTCCGATGATGAGATGCTGGCTCTTCTCGGCGCCGAGAACGAAACCGGCAACGAAGCGGCCGCGGCCAACAGGGAGAGCGCCACGCCAAAGAAAGAATCCGCTGCAGGTGGTAAAACCGCTTCCAGAGGCGAGGGCCTCCTCGAGACCAAGCCGTCGACTACCCCGGGCACAATGGGCTTGACACCCGAGATGTTCATCAAGATACGCTCCGACATCAGCCGCCTTGAGGCCGCTCTCGAACAGCGGAGCGCCACGGTCGACAGTCTGCAAAACATCATCACTAACCGCAATGCCCGGCTGCAGGAACTCGAGGCCCAGAGGAGCAAACGCGCCGCGGTGACGCCGGTGGTGACGGCCAAAACCATCAAAAAAACCGCTCGTGCCGCCGCCAGCAGCAGCGCTTTCGACACCGCCTATGAAGACGCCCGCAGCCTCTTCGAAGCCCACAAATATCAGGCAGCGATCGATGCCTTTTCGCGGCTGCTGGCTGATTATCCCGACCACACCATGGCGGATAACTGCCAGTACTGGATCGGGGAGTGCTACTTTGGCATGCGGGAGTACCAGAAGGCCATCGTCGAATTCCAGAAGGTTTTCGCCTTCTCTGAGACGGATAAGCATGATGACGCCCAGCTGATGATCGGCCTCTCCTACGTGCGCAGCAACCAGGCGGATTTAGCCCAGAAGGCCTTCGGCACTTTCCTCGACACCTATTCCGGAAGCGAGTATACTTCGGTCGCGAGACGCTATTACCGTTCCATTTAA
- a CDS encoding DNA polymerase III subunit alpha — protein sequence MSRFVHLHNHSHYSLLDGACRIEDLVERAGQFGMPAIALTDHGCMHGVISFYKKCSKAGIKPLIGSEVYVAPGSRMEKQPDPGTGGTAFHLVLICKDMTGYRNLMKLVSAGYLDGFYYKPRIDRALLRQHHEGLIALSACLKGEVSQRLLRESEERSRETAAEYRELFGDDFYLEVQNHGIPEEETARNAIYTMARDLNIKVVATNDIHYLKREHAEAHDILLCLQTGKDLEDTTRMRYNTRELFFKSEEEMAEAFPGHPEVLLNTLEVAEKCDLHLDSRTFHLPVFQLPPEHAGKDLDAYLAEVAWAGLRERYATVTPELEQRLQYELDMIRQMGYAGYFLITADFINYARSQRIPVGPGRGSAAGSLVAYVLKITSLDPIRYDLIFERFLNPERISMPDIDIDFCYERREEVIRYVKEKYGYNNVCQIITFGTMAARAVIRDVGRVLKMNYSEVDRIAKLVPEQLKIKLEEAIKNVAELRQIAEKDETGRRLIEHALVLEGLARHASTHAAGVVITPEELTNYVPLYKTKEGDITTQYDMKSLEEVGLLKMDFLGLRTLTVIQKTVDAVAARGISLDIDTLPLDDPKVYEVFARGETIGLFQFESSGMQEYLKKLKPTCLEDLIAMNALYRPGPMDYIDDFIRGKRDAASVSYLHPLLRPLLEETNGIAIYQEQVIKMATEVGGFSLGNADLLRRAMGKKDLEIMARERIHFIEGAKQHGVEDKVADEIYDMMAKFAGYGFNKSHAACYSLVAYQTGYLKVYYPAEFMAANLSSEMSSTARVVVLLEECRRMGLEVLPPDVNESLADFVVVEGRIRFGLGAVKNVGRGAIEAIVAGRKQKGRFRTLIDLACAIDLQAVNKKVFESLIQAGAMDSLEGTRAQKMAGLEEAILYAQGLKQRAATGQFSMFDGADNTAEEQDQLRPSLPRVEAWSESDALNREKAMLGFYLSGHPLDRFREDIGALASVPLADAGECRDNSKVRLCGLISEVKTLVDRQKRPMAFFKLEDFTGTVEGLTFADVFDRCRNAIAVDRIVMALGKISTHEGEAPKLIVEEVIPLEEARTRYTKSLFLSLDARSSDPALLNELKQTLEEFRGTVPLFLRLHGVDTRDYFLRSRSIAVTPSLTLLDRLRARVGRENVWVGA from the coding sequence GTGAGCCGGTTTGTCCATCTCCACAACCATTCCCATTACAGCCTCCTCGACGGGGCATGCCGCATCGAAGATCTTGTGGAGCGTGCAGGCCAATTCGGCATGCCGGCTATCGCGCTGACCGACCACGGCTGCATGCACGGGGTGATCAGCTTTTATAAAAAATGCAGCAAGGCCGGTATCAAACCGCTGATCGGTTCCGAGGTTTACGTCGCGCCGGGGAGCCGGATGGAGAAACAACCGGATCCCGGCACCGGCGGAACCGCCTTTCATCTGGTGCTGATCTGCAAGGATATGACCGGCTACCGCAACCTGATGAAGCTGGTTTCCGCAGGGTACCTCGACGGATTCTATTACAAGCCGCGCATCGATCGCGCCCTGCTGCGTCAGCACCATGAGGGGCTGATTGCCCTCAGCGCCTGTCTCAAGGGGGAGGTCAGCCAGCGGCTGCTGCGCGAGAGCGAAGAGCGCAGCCGTGAAACAGCCGCCGAGTATCGCGAACTCTTCGGCGATGATTTCTACCTCGAGGTTCAGAATCACGGCATCCCCGAGGAGGAGACTGCCCGCAACGCCATCTATACCATGGCGCGTGACTTGAATATCAAGGTGGTCGCCACCAACGATATTCATTATCTCAAGCGGGAGCACGCCGAAGCCCACGATATCCTTCTCTGCCTGCAAACCGGCAAGGATCTCGAAGATACCACCCGCATGCGCTACAACACGCGGGAGCTCTTTTTCAAGAGCGAGGAGGAGATGGCCGAAGCCTTCCCCGGCCATCCCGAGGTCCTGCTCAACACCCTGGAAGTCGCTGAGAAATGCGATCTTCATCTCGACTCCCGGACCTTCCATCTGCCGGTCTTCCAGCTGCCGCCGGAACATGCCGGCAAGGATCTGGATGCCTATCTTGCCGAGGTGGCCTGGGCCGGCCTGCGCGAGCGCTACGCCACGGTCACCCCGGAGTTGGAACAACGTCTCCAATATGAGCTCGACATGATCCGGCAGATGGGCTACGCCGGCTACTTTCTGATCACCGCCGACTTTATCAACTATGCCCGCAGCCAGCGGATCCCCGTCGGACCCGGCCGCGGCTCGGCCGCCGGCAGCCTGGTAGCCTACGTTCTCAAAATTACCAGCCTCGATCCGATCCGCTATGACCTGATCTTCGAGCGCTTCCTCAATCCCGAGCGCATCTCGATGCCCGATATCGACATCGATTTTTGCTACGAGCGCCGCGAGGAGGTGATCCGGTACGTCAAGGAAAAATACGGCTACAACAACGTCTGTCAGATCATCACCTTCGGTACCATGGCTGCGCGCGCGGTGATCCGCGATGTCGGCCGCGTTCTCAAGATGAACTATTCGGAGGTGGACCGCATCGCCAAGCTGGTGCCGGAACAGCTCAAGATCAAACTTGAGGAGGCGATCAAGAATGTCGCCGAACTGCGGCAGATTGCGGAAAAAGATGAGACCGGCCGCCGTCTGATCGAACACGCCCTGGTGCTCGAGGGGTTGGCGCGGCACGCCTCGACCCATGCCGCCGGCGTGGTCATCACCCCCGAGGAGCTCACCAACTATGTCCCCCTCTACAAGACCAAGGAGGGTGACATCACCACCCAGTACGACATGAAGTCGCTGGAGGAGGTGGGGCTGCTCAAGATGGATTTTCTCGGCCTGCGCACTCTGACGGTCATTCAAAAGACGGTCGATGCGGTGGCGGCGCGCGGCATCTCGCTCGACATCGACACCCTGCCGCTCGATGATCCCAAGGTCTATGAGGTCTTCGCCCGCGGCGAGACCATCGGCCTCTTCCAGTTTGAAAGCTCCGGCATGCAGGAGTACCTGAAAAAACTCAAGCCGACCTGCCTCGAGGATCTCATCGCCATGAACGCCCTCTACCGGCCGGGGCCGATGGATTATATCGATGATTTTATCCGCGGCAAGCGCGATGCTGCTTCAGTCAGTTATCTGCATCCCTTGTTGCGGCCGTTGCTGGAGGAGACCAACGGCATTGCGATCTACCAGGAACAGGTGATCAAGATGGCGACCGAGGTCGGCGGCTTTTCGCTCGGCAATGCCGATTTGCTCCGCCGTGCCATGGGTAAAAAGGATCTCGAGATCATGGCCCGGGAACGCATCCATTTCATCGAGGGGGCGAAACAGCACGGCGTCGAGGACAAGGTCGCCGACGAGATCTATGACATGATGGCCAAATTCGCCGGTTATGGTTTCAACAAATCTCACGCCGCCTGTTATTCACTGGTGGCGTACCAGACCGGCTATCTAAAGGTTTATTACCCGGCCGAATTCATGGCTGCGAACCTCAGCAGCGAAATGAGCAGCACGGCGCGGGTCGTCGTGCTGCTGGAAGAGTGCCGCCGCATGGGCCTTGAGGTGCTGCCGCCCGACGTCAACGAAAGTCTCGCGGATTTCGTCGTCGTCGAGGGCCGCATCCGCTTCGGCCTCGGGGCGGTCAAGAATGTCGGCCGCGGCGCCATCGAGGCCATCGTTGCGGGACGGAAGCAGAAGGGCCGTTTCCGAACCCTGATCGATCTCGCCTGCGCTATCGATCTTCAGGCGGTGAATAAAAAGGTCTTTGAGAGCCTGATTCAAGCCGGGGCGATGGACAGCCTCGAGGGCACCCGCGCCCAGAAGATGGCCGGCCTCGAGGAGGCGATCCTCTATGCCCAGGGTCTTAAGCAGCGCGCGGCCACCGGACAGTTCTCGATGTTCGACGGCGCCGACAATACCGCCGAGGAACAGGATCAGCTCCGTCCCAGCCTTCCACGGGTCGAAGCGTGGTCCGAGAGCGACGCCCTCAACCGCGAAAAGGCGATGCTCGGCTTTTATCTCTCGGGCCATCCCCTTGACCGCTTTCGCGAAGACATCGGCGCGCTCGCCAGCGTCCCGCTCGCTGACGCCGGCGAGTGCCGCGATAACAGCAAAGTGCGCCTCTGCGGCCTCATTAGCGAGGTCAAGACTCTGGTGGACCGCCAGAAACGCCCCATGGCCTTTTTCAAGCTCGAGGACTTTACCGGCACAGTCGAAGGCCTGACCTTTGCGGATGTCTTCGACCGGTGCCGCAATGCCATTGCGGTGGACCGGATCGTCATGGCCCTCGGCAAGATCAGCACGCACGAAGGGGAGGCCCCCAAGCTCATTGTCGAGGAAGTCATCCCGCTCGAGGAGGCGCGCACCCGCTATACCAAAAGTCTTTTCCTCTCCCTCGATGCCCGTTCGTCCGATCCGGCCTTGCTCAACGAGCTGAAACAGACCCTGGAGGAGTTCCGCGGCACTGTGCCGCTCTTCCTGCGGTTGCACGGCGTTGATACACGGGACTATTTCCTGCGCTCGCGTTCGATCGCCGTCACCCCAAGTCTGACGCTGCTCGACCGCCTGCGGGCGCGCGTCGGCCGGGAAAACGTCTGGGTGGGGGCCTGA
- a CDS encoding ribonuclease HI family protein, protein MDAAQLGLEEPEWRAFCIRLERALAPAAGEAGALTINIDGAARGNPGPAAYGVIVADNAGLTLHEEGSRIGQTTNNVAEYRALIRAMEIARTLGARSLQIRSDSELLVRQMNGLYRVKHEQLLPLFLQARELCRGFDAVEILHVPRSQNRRADQLANLALDAPDPGQ, encoded by the coding sequence GTGGACGCCGCACAGCTGGGGCTCGAGGAGCCTGAGTGGCGCGCCTTTTGCATCCGCCTCGAGCGGGCACTGGCGCCGGCAGCGGGGGAGGCGGGCGCCCTGACGATCAACATCGATGGGGCCGCACGCGGCAATCCCGGCCCTGCAGCCTACGGCGTCATCGTGGCCGACAACGCCGGCCTTACTCTGCACGAGGAAGGAAGCCGGATCGGCCAGACCACCAATAATGTCGCAGAATACCGCGCCCTGATCCGGGCCATGGAGATCGCCCGAACCCTCGGTGCCCGCTCGCTGCAGATCCGCAGCGACAGCGAACTGCTGGTCCGGCAGATGAACGGCCTCTACCGCGTCAAGCACGAGCAGCTGCTGCCGCTCTTCCTGCAGGCGCGCGAACTGTGCCGTGGTTTTGACGCCGTTGAAATCCTGCATGTGCCGCGCAGCCAAAATCGCCGCGCCGATCAGCTGGCCAACCTGGCGCTCGATGCCCCGGATCCCGGGCAATAG
- the carA gene encoding glutamine-hydrolyzing carbamoyl-phosphate synthase small subunit, which yields MEPKKLKARLELEDGSVFHGFSFAAQRSVAGEVVFNTSMVGYPESLTDPSYHGQILVLTYPLIGNYGVPGSAIIDGLEQNFESDRIHIQGLIVSEYSFDHSHWNARCSLGEWLSASQVPALYGIDTRALTKRLRDEGTMLGRIVFFAEEQNFYDPNKTNLVAEVSTDSVVEYGEGSKIVILVDCGAKYNIIRSLTRLGLKVRVVPWNYDFSEEPFDGVMISNGPGDPKTCSETVQIIRKVMAQNHPIFGICMGNQILALAAGADTYKLKFGHRSQNQPCVEVGTKRCYITSQNHGFAVDGRTLPPGWEPWFTNANDGTNEGIRHTSKPFMSVQFHPEAAPGPVDTMLLFEDFSRML from the coding sequence ATGGAACCCAAAAAACTCAAGGCAAGACTGGAACTCGAAGACGGCTCGGTTTTTCACGGCTTTTCCTTCGCCGCGCAACGCTCCGTCGCCGGCGAGGTGGTCTTTAATACCAGCATGGTTGGCTATCCCGAGAGCCTTACCGACCCTTCCTATCACGGCCAGATCCTGGTACTGACCTATCCCCTGATCGGGAATTATGGCGTGCCCGGAAGCGCCATCATCGATGGCCTTGAACAGAATTTCGAATCGGACCGCATTCATATTCAGGGACTGATTGTCTCCGAATACTCCTTCGATCACAGCCACTGGAATGCCCGCTGCAGTCTGGGTGAGTGGCTGAGCGCGAGCCAGGTTCCGGCGCTCTACGGGATCGACACGCGCGCCCTCACCAAACGGCTGCGCGATGAGGGGACCATGCTCGGCCGTATCGTTTTCTTCGCCGAGGAGCAGAACTTTTACGATCCCAACAAGACCAACCTGGTCGCCGAGGTGAGCACGGACAGCGTGGTGGAGTATGGCGAAGGCAGCAAGATCGTGATCCTCGTCGACTGCGGTGCCAAGTACAACATCATCCGCAGCCTGACGCGCCTCGGTCTCAAGGTGCGCGTGGTGCCCTGGAATTATGATTTCAGCGAAGAACCCTTTGATGGTGTGATGATCTCCAACGGCCCCGGTGATCCCAAGACCTGCAGCGAGACCGTCCAGATCATCCGCAAGGTGATGGCGCAGAACCATCCCATTTTCGGCATTTGCATGGGCAACCAGATCCTCGCCCTCGCCGCCGGGGCCGACACCTACAAGCTCAAGTTCGGCCACCGCAGTCAGAACCAGCCTTGCGTCGAGGTGGGCACAAAACGTTGCTACATTACCTCGCAGAACCACGGTTTCGCCGTGGACGGCCGCACCCTGCCGCCCGGTTGGGAACCCTGGTTTACGAATGCCAATGACGGCACCAACGAAGGGATTCGCCACACCTCCAAACCGTTCATGAGCGTGCAATTCCATCCCGAGGCAGCGCCCGGGCCGGTCGATACGATGCTGCTGTTCGAAGATTTTAGCAGGATGCTATAA